One Kryptolebias marmoratus isolate JLee-2015 linkage group LG21, ASM164957v2, whole genome shotgun sequence DNA segment encodes these proteins:
- the LOC108251690 gene encoding clavesin-1-like encodes MNHVQHSLSSETTEKARLELNENPDSLHQDIQQVRDMIVTRPDIGFLRTDDEFIVRFLRARKFDHTETFRLLAQYFQFRQQNLDMFQSFKVDDPGIKRALMDGFPGVLESPDQHGRKILILFASNWDQSRNSFIDILRAILLSLEVLIENPELQINGFTLIIDWSNFSFKQASKLTPNILKLAIEGLQDSFPARFGGIHFVNQPWYIHAMYTIIKPFLKDKTRKRIFLHGNNLNSLHQLIQPECLPSEFGGTLPPYDMGIWARTLLGPDYNDETEYTLTYDALHVRESCGGGGGGGDKDMMKRSQSTVETGSLRQMDRDTSTPLLALD; translated from the exons GTTCGGGACATGATCGTGACGCGACCGGACATCGGTTTCCTGCGAACAGACGACGAGTTCATCGTTCGATTCCTCAGAGCCAGGAAGTTCGACCACACGGAGACGTTCCGACTGTTGGCCCAGTACTTCCAGTTCCGTCAGCAGAACCTCGACATGTTCCAGAGCTTCAAG GTGGATGACCCCGGCATCAAACGAGCGCTGATGGACGGATTCCCAGGTGTGCTGGAGAGTCCCGACCAACACGGGCGGAAAATCCTCATTCTGTTCGCTTCCAACTGGGACCAgagcag GAACTCCTTCATCGACATCCTGCGCGCCATCCTGCTCTCTCTGGAGGTTCTGATAGAAAACCCGGAGCTCCAGATCAACGGCTTCACCCTCATCATCGACTGGAGCAACTTCTCCTTCAAACAGGCCTCCAAGCTGACGCCCAACATCCTGAAACTGGCCATCGAGGGCCTTCAG GACAGTTTTCCAGCTCGGTTTGGAGGGATCCACTTCGTGAATCAGCCCTGGTACATTCACGCCATGTACACCATCATCAAACCCTTCCTCAAAGACAAGACCAGGAAAAGG ATCTTCCTCCACGGGAACAACCTGAACTCGCTCCACCAGCTCATCCAGCCCGAGTGTTTGCCGTCCGAGTTCGGCGGGACGCTGCCGCCGTACGACATGGGCATCTGGGCGCGAACGCTGCTGGGACCTGACTACAACGACGAGACGGAGTACACGCTGACGTACGACGCCCTCCACGTCAGGGAGagctgtggaggaggaggaggaggaggagacaagGACATGATGAAGAG gtctCAGTCGACGgtggaaacaggaagtcttCGACAGATGGACAGAGACACCAGCACGCCGCTGTTGGCCCTGGACTGA